The following is a genomic window from Nocardioides thalensis.
GTCCCGTGGACGTTCCTCACACGATTCGGCGAGCTCGTCGAGGGTGGCCTGGCGTTGCTCGCAGCCGCAGGCATCCTGGGCCTGATCGGTCTGTTCCGCGGTTGGCCGCTCGGCCGGGCAGTGTCAGCGACGTGGATCGGCAGCGGCTCGCTGTTCGCCTACGGCTTCGGACGCACGATCAGCCTGGCGGCCGGCGCGGACCTCAGCGACCAGATGACATCGGTGTACCGGATGTTGAACCTCACGGGCATGGTGGCAGGCCTGGTGATCGCCCTGTCCGCGGCCTTCGTGATGGCCGAGCGGGCGGCAACGCCGGCGCGCGAGCCGGCGACGCCCTGAGCAGCTCCGCCGCGCGACCGGTCGAGTGCGTAGGTGGCCGGAGCACGGCGATCGATAGTCTCGCGCACGTGCCGCCAGGCGCCTACGGAAAGGTGCGAGCATGTCAGTTCGCGAGAGATGGCTCGAGAAGGGCCTCGACGTCCTGGCCCGCGAGGGCCACCGGGCCGTCACGATCGATCGGCTGTGCAACGAGCTGAGCCTGACCAAGGGCAGCTTCTACCACCATTTCTCGGGGGTCGCCGACTTCGAGGCAGCGATGCTGGAGCACTTCTCCTACCGGGAGACGCAGCGCTACGTTGAGCTTGCCGAGGCAGGTGCGGGCGACGCGCCGCAGCAGCGGATCAAACGGCTGCAGGCGGCAGTCGTCAGGGGCGGAGCCGGCTCCGCGTCGCTGGAGGTCGCCGTGCGGGGCTGGGCGACGCAGGACGCGGTTGCTCGCACCGCACTCGAGGAGATCGATCGTCGCAGGCTCGACTACCTGGAGTCCGTGCTCCAAGACATGACGAGCAGCAAGAGCGAAGCCCGGGCGGTGGCGCGGATGATCTACCTCGTCCTCATCGGCGGCTACCACCACCTGCCGCCGATGCCGATGCGGGAGATCTCACGCCTGTGGGACAGGATCCTCGCCACGCTCGAGAGCTAGCGGCGACGCGACGGCGCGAGCAGTGGTCAGCCGCAGAGTGCCTCGTCGATCAGGGCGTCGACCGCGTCGTCCGGATCTCCCGAGAAGTCAGGGGTGAGGGCGACGGTGACCTGCCGGTCGCGCTCGCCGCTCGCGAAGGAGTACGACTGGAACGCGATGGCGTCCCCGTCGTGACCATAGGCGACGTCGCCGCACGAGGTCCGGACGATCCACAAGCCCAGGCCGTAGCGCCCTCCGGGAGTGCTGGGGGTCTTCATGACCGTCACCAGCTCGGGCGAGACGAGCTCGCCGCTGAGGAGGGCATCGAAGAAGTCGTTCAGGTCCTCGGTCGTCGAGATCATCTCGCCGGCCGCGCCCATGATGGAGGGATTCATCTCGGTGAAGTCGGCCAGCTCGACCCGACCGTCCCGTAGGAGCGGTACGTAGCCCTGGGAATGCGGACCATTGATCCGCGTCCGGGTGCCCGGCAGCGAGGTGTCGCTGAGCTTCAGAGGTCGAAGGATCCGCTGCTCGATGGCCTCGCCGTAGCTCGCACCGACGACGCGCTCGACGATGGCTCCCAGGATCGTGTAGTTGGTGTTCGAGTAGGAGAACTCGGAGCCCGGCCTGTCGAACACCGGGGGATGAGCAAGCGCCCGATCGATCAGCTCCTGGGGTGTCCAGGTGCGGCGGGTCGCTTCGAGAAAGGCCGGTGCAGGTGGTCTCGGCATGGTGCGGAACGAGTCGAAGATCCCGCTCGTGTGGCCCAGCAGGTGCCGGACGGTGATGTCCTGAGCCCTCGGGATGGCGGGGAACCACAGCGCCAACGGGTCGTCGAGCTCGATGAGGCCCTCGTCCACGAGCTGGAGGACGACCGTCGCGGTGAACGACTTGGTGATGCTGCCGATCCGGAACCGGCTGTGCTCCAGCACCGGCCGCGTGGAGCCGATCTCGGCCACGCCGGCGCTTGCGCGCCACGGGCCGCTATCGCCGCGCACCTCGACGAGGGCACCGACGGCACCGTGGCGGACGACTCCGTCGAGCGAGCCCTGGAGGTCCCCGGAGGTGGTGTGATGGCCGTCCGCTGCGGCACCGAGTGCCGTGGTGCCGGCCAACGCCGCCGCCGAGATCATCGCGGCCGTGGTCGCGAGAGCGCGCGCCGTACGTGTGCTGAACATCGTTGTTCCTTTCTGGGATGAACAGCCACTGTCCTGCGGGGGATGTGCCCGCGACCATTGGTGAGACCCCTGGGCCGGCCCCGAACCAACCCGCAGCGATCCCCGCTCGCTACGGCGGAACATACCGTGTGGTATGTTTCGGCATCCGGAAGGGGCGGCTCATGTACGAACGCGCGGGGCGCATTCTCCACCGGTCCTGGGCGATCGCGGTGGCGGTGTCGGTGGTGCACTACGTCGACAACTACGTGAACTACCGCGACTACCCGGCGCCGGCCCCTGGCAGCGACGTCCCGGTGCCGTCCCAGGCCGCGGTCGGGCTGTCGTGGTTCGTCTTCACCGCGTTCGGAGTCCTGGCGCTCGTCCTCTGGCACCGCCGCAGGATCGTGGGAGCGGCCGTCGCGCTCACCGTGTACTCCGTGTCAGGCCTGGTCGGCCTCGCCCACTACGCGGTCCCCGCGGCGACGGACATGGCATGGTGGCGACAGGGCCACGTCGTCCTGGACATCGCCTGCGGCCTGGTGCTGTTCGGTTTCGCGCTGTGGGCCACCGCCCGAGCGGGGGAGCTCCGCAGCGTCAGAGAGCCGGCCCGTTCGGGCTCCAGATGATCTCCCACAGGTGACCGTCGAGATCACGGAAGTAGCCCGAGTAGATGCCCCACGGGCGGTCGTGGGGCTGATCGGTGAACGTCGCGCCGGCCGCCTTCGCCTCAGCGAGCACGGCGTCGACCTCCTCCCTGGTGTCGACGAGGTGGCCGATGCTGAACTCGGCTGCGTTGGGAGACCCCGCCGCGACCTTGGCGTCCTTGGCCAGCTCCGATCGGGGATAGAGCGCCAGGATGAGCCCACCGGCGAGCTTGAACATGGCGACGTCGCCTGCGGGCGTGCTCTCGTCGCCCTCGAACTCGGTGCCGATCACGCCGGGCGTCTCCAGCCCGAGGGCCCGGTAGAACCCGACGGCTCGATCGAGATCGTCCACGGCCAGGGTGATCACGCTGATGTGATGTCTCATGCCTGGACCGTGTTGCGACGGGCGAGGAACGCGATGACGAGGAAGAGCCAGAATCCCGAAAGCGGGCTGAGGATGACCCCCCAGGCCCCGGTCAACCCGAGGGCGAGCGCGAATCCCCGCGGGGCGCCCGTGCCTCGTCGCTCCGCGAGCATCACCATCCAACCGACAGCTCCCAGCAGGAGGCCGGCGGTGACGTACCAGAACGCCGCGGCCCGGAGCGTTGTCAGGTCGGGGTCCGAGTCGACGGCCCCGAGCACGCCGGCGTCGAGGATGCTCTGCAGCGAGTCGGCGTAGAACAGCGGAGTCGCAAGGACGTGGACCACCGCCAGGAGCACGGTCCAGAAGCCCGAGGACCTTGTCATTGTGGTCGGGCTGGCGATCAAGGTCGACATGGCCAAACCATACGGCATAGTATGGAGTCGGAGCAAGCAGCCTCTCCCGGACTATCCGGCAGCAGCGGCCTGAGTCAGGAGCTCCGTCCGGTAGTCGACGAGGGCGCGCGGACGCCCGTTGGTGATGGCTCCGACCAGACGACCGCGGTGGCGGTACTCACCGGTGAACCGGTCCGTGCCGTCGTGGTCGACCAGCGTGAACTCGAACCGGGAGCCGGTGAAGCCGACGGACTGCAGGCGCCAGTCGTACTGGTGCGACCAGAACGACGGAAGGAGCGCAGCCCGGTCGTCGGGAAGGTCGCCGAGAAGGGCGCGGGCAGCCAGCCGGCCCTGATCGGCGGCGGTGGCGTAGTGCTCGATCCGCACGTGCTCGTGGTCGAGCACGGGGTGCGGCCAGCGGGCGACGTCGCCCGCGGCGGTGACCCCCGGGGCCGCGAGCCCGCGGGCGTCGACCATGACCCCGCCGTCGACGCGGAGACCCGAGCCGGCGAGCCAGCCGGTCGAAGGGTGGGAACCGAGGGCGGCCACCACGAGGTCGGTGGCCACGACCGCGCCGTCGTCGAGCTGGACGCTCAGGCTCCTCAATCCACCGGACAGGCGGCGAACCTGCGTCTGGAGCCGGACATCGACGCCGTGGCTTCGGTGGAGGTCCGCGACCAGGTGGCCGACCCGCGCGCCCACTGCGCGAAGAAGGGGCTGCGGTCCGCGATCCACGAGGGTGACGTCCTTGCCGAGCTGCACAGCAGCGGCCGCGACCTCCGTCCCGAGAAAGCCGCCGCCGACCACGAGGACGCGCCGGCTCGTGGTGAGCCGGTCCCGCAGCGCGGTCGCGTCGTCGAGGCCTCGCAGCCGGACGACGCCGGGGTGCGCGAGAGCGGGAGGCTCAGCGCGCGCCGCGGCACCGGTCGCGATGACCAGCCCGTCGAAGCCGATCTCCTCCCCTCCCGCCAGGCGCACCCGGCGCGGGCGCAGGTCCAGTCCGGCGGCCGCCCGGCCCAGCCGCCATTCCGCTGCCAAGTCGTCGGCCTGGGGGAGGTCGAGCACGGGGGGCGTCGTCGCGAGCAGGTACTCCTTCGAGAGGGGAGGCCGTCGGTACGGGCGGTGTCTCTCCTCGCCGATGATCACAAGCCGTCCGTCCCAGCCGCGGCGGCGCAGCTCCGCGGCGGCGCTGAGCCCGGCCAGTCCGGCACCGGCCACGACAACCGTCCTCATGCCAGGTCGCCGGAGACCCTGATCGCCTGGACGGGGCAGACGAGCGCCGCGCTGCGGACCGCCTCGTCGTGCTCCGGGCCCGGGTCGGCGTCGTACACGAGCTCGTCGTCCTCGTCGAGGGAGAACACGTCGGGGGCGGCGAACACGCACTGCGCGTGGATCTCGCACGTCGTGCGGTCGACATCGATCTTCATGGCTGCGAGTCCTCGAGGGGTGGGTTGAACCGGGACAGCCGTTCCAGGTCCCAGCGCAGGGAGACACGGTGGTCGAGCTGGATCACCCGGCTGATCTCGAGGTCGACGACCCGTTGGGCTCCGGGCCACTGCGCCGCGCGGTCCTGGTCCCAGTCGACGCTGGCCGTGCCGCTGACGTGCAGGGTGTGACCACGCTCGAAGTCCACGAAGAGCAGGCCGGCACGGGGGTCGAGGTCGAGGTTCCCGAGCGTCATGTACATCGAGTTGCCGACGTAGTCGGGCCAGGAGACCCGGTCGGAGGCGACGTCGACGAACCCGGGATTCCCGCCGCGATGGCTGGCGTCGGAGCCAAGTCCCGCGGCGGTGGTGCCGACGAAGAACGTGTCCGCCGAGCCGATCCAGGCGACCTGGTCCTCGGTCAGCGTGCTCCCGGTGGACCGTGAGGTGACCGGTGACCCGTCGACGAACCGCCCGCGGCGGGTCTGGATGTACTTCGGGCAGTTGCCGAAGACCTGGTCGGCCTGCACGGTGAGCAGACCGCCGTCCAGCCGTGCACGTCCGTTGATCCGCATCCGGCGCCGGGTCTCGGGCTCGATCGCGATCATGCCGATCTCGTGGGGCGAGTCGAACGCGCCGAACAGTGGGTCCTCCGGTGGCAGCTCGGTCCGGATCCGGACGGAGGAGTCCGCCCCGGCCTGGATGAAGCCGGGTTCCCCGACCAGGATCGTGGTCCACACCGCGCCGTCGCGGACAGCGGAGACCACGATCATCCGCTGATCCAGCAGGAACTGCCCCGCGACGGCGGGGATGTCGTTCACGACCGTGGCGCTCCCGTGCGCGACCCCGTGGATGCCGGCACGGGCCTGCACGTTGAGCTCTCCTGGGTGATGCATGTGTTCCTCAGTCCTCTCGCATCAGATCTCGGTCGACGGGACGAGAGAGGGTCCGGGACCGCGTCGGTCCCGAACCCTCTTCGCCCCTGCCGCTCAGAAGAAGCCGCAGGTCGGCGCGTCCGGCACCGGCGCGGGGTGGCCGTCGACGCCGGTGGTGGCGTAGATCTCGAGGCGGACGCCGTCGGGATCGTTGAAGAACACGCCGCCCGACGGCGCGCCCTCGCCGTGCGCGACGATGCCGTCGTAGGCGAACTCCACGCCCAGCCCCTTGAGCGTCTGCTCGGCGGCACGCACCGCCGCGACGTCAGCGACCTCGAAGGACAGGTGGTGCAGGCCCGGGAGAGCAGTGGGGAACTCGCCGTCGCTCTGCTGCCACAGGGCGATGGACAGGACGCCCTCGTTGCCGAGAAGCGCCCAGGCGCGTTCGTCCTTCGACCGCGCCAGGACGTCGAAGGCGAACAACGCCTCGTAGAACGCGATCGAGCGGTCCAGGTCGGTCACGTTCAGTGCGACGTGTCCGGTCTTCAGAGCCGGCTTGCTCACGGTTGACCTCCATCATCTGCGCTGCCCCGTCGTCCCCGTTGGATGACTAATGGAATAGGGCAAATGCGCCATTAGGAGGAAACGGTAACCGCGGCGACTAATGGATGGCAAGACCAGAAGCGTTAGAAACTGCGATTCACTGCTCAACGGCCGGCGCCACCCTTGGTGCGCTGGTAGTGCCGGGCCACCCGCGCGCGGTTGCCACAGGCGTCGGAGCACCATCCGCGCCTGGCGGGAACGCGCGCGAAGTAGAGGACGCACCCCGGGCCGTGGCAGACGCCGAGCCGCCGGCCGGCCTCGTCGAGGACATCGGTGGCATCGAGGGCCACGTTGGAAAGTGTCCGCGCGAATCCTCTGAGCTCCGTGGACCAACCCCGGCGATAGCCCCCGTCCTGGTCGTGGAGCAGCTCGGGCGACAGCGCCCCGAGGAAGCCGTTGAGGACGCCCAGGGCGTCCTCGGTCGACAGGTCCGGCACCGCTCCGGGGCGGTCGTCGTCGAGCGCCGAGGCGGCGAGGCGGCGTACGGCGTCCCGCAGCGCGCGGGCGCTGTCGAGGTCGTCGCGCGTGAGCTTGCTGGCGGGCGAGAGCCCGCACTGCCGGGCCCACTGCTCGAGCTGGCCGACGGTGCCCAACGCGTCGTGCACTCCGTCGCGGTCGGCCCAGATGGTGTTCATGAGCCGCACCGGAACGGGCTCGGACGGATAGAGGTTGGGGACTTCACCGGCTGTCACGATGACGCACCTGCTCTCAACTTCTAACGGAGAGATGATTGTGTCCCGTTAGTCTAGTCCCAGGGGCGCCGTCGTCGATCGAGCGAGCCCCGGGCCCTCGTCATCCCGCCCGGCCCGACGCGTCGTGGGCGTCTCCATGTCACGCATCGTGCGCCCGGTGCGTCTGGTGGTCGTGCCGACCCCGTCCATCCCCCTCATCCCCTGAAAGAAGGCGATCCACGATGCACGCAGACGTGTTCGACTACAGCCCGATCATCGAAAGAGAGCCCGTCCAGTGGCCCGGTGACGCCAAGGTCGCGGTCTACATCGGGCTCAACATCGAGCACTTCCACGTGGACCGGCCGTCCACCTCCCTGGTCGAGGCGACAGCCGGCCTGGTGCCGGACGCCCTCAACTACGGGTGGCGCGACTACGGCGCCCGGGTCGGCATCTGGCGGGTCATCGAGATCCTCGACCGGTACGGCGTGCGCGCCAGCGCGCTGATCAACTCCGAGGTGTGTGAGCAGTACCCGCAGATCGTCGCCGCGGGCCGGGACCGCGACTGGGCCTGGCTCGCCCACGGCCGCACGAACTCGAGCATCCATGCGAACCTCGGTCCCGAGGAGGAGCGCGCGGAGCTGCTGGAGATCTCCGAGACGATCCACAAGGCCACCGGGCAGCAGCCTCGAGGTTGGATGGGCCCGGCGCTCACGGAGACCTTCCAGACGCCTGCTCTGCTCGAGGAGCTGGGCTACGGCTACACGCTCGACTGGACGAACGACGACCAGCCCTATCGGTTGAAGCACGCCGACGTGCTGAGCATCCCCTACAGCGTCGAGCTCAACGACCTCGGCATCTTCAGCCTGAAGGGCCAGACCGGTCGCGAGTTCGAGCAGATGGTCATCGACCACCTGAACCAGCTGATGACCGATGTGCCGACCGGTCGGGTGATGGGCCTGGCCCTGCACCCCTTCATCATCGGTCAGCCCGCACGGGCCAAGTACCTCGACCGGGCCCTGCACTACATCACCTCGCAGACCGGGGTCTGGCTGACGACGAGCGACCAGATCGAGTCGCACTTCCGCGAGACCGCGGCGACGTGATCGGGTCCCGGCGTCGGGCTCACCGAGACGGTGGGGCGACGCCGGGCCCCAACCGGGAGGCCGCTCGTCGCCACAGTGGTTCCGGCCCCTGCCAGGCCTGGTGCCAGGAGCTCGACGTCAGGTTCCCCCGTTGCCGGTACCTCCGCACGACGTCGAGGTGGTCCGGGCGGACCACGAAGGACATCAGGGACTCCCGGTCCCGCCAGACCGACACGGACCCGCAGGTCCCGGCGAACGGTCGCGTCCACAACCACATCCCGACCGCTCCGTGGAGCTCGGGCCACCCCTCCCGCAGCCGCATCCCGGCCCGGAAGATGCCGGGCAGGTCACGACGGACGGCGGGGGCGAAGACAGTCACCTCGACCAGCACCGGGCCCGAAGGCTCCCGCTCGGGCCCGCGGGTCCAGGAGCTCCGCAGCACCAGCGGCATCGTCAGCCCTCGCGGCGGACGGCGGTCGGCCAGCACCGGGTCGCGACGCCGATCGCGTTCCAGGTGTTGATCGCGATGACGAGGCTGAGCAGGGCCGCCGCACCCTCCTCCCCGAACGCGGCGACCACTCCCCGAACGCTCTGCTCGGGGACCTTCGTGGTCGCCATCATGGTGACCTGCTCGGTGAAGTCGAGCGCCGCCCGCTCCCGCTCGGTGAAGAGGCCCGACTCGACCCACACCGCGACCGCGTCGACGCGTTGAGCGGACACGCCGGCAGCGCGCGCGGCGCGGGCGTGCATGTCGACGCAGTAGGAGCAGCCGTTCAGCTGCGAGGCACGCAGTCGGACGACCTCCCGTACGGCGGGCTCGATGCCGACACGGTCGAGCTCTGCGGTGGCGGCGTCGTCGAGGGCGCTGACGGCTCGCGAGAAGCCGGGAGCGATGGCGTCGAAGTCGAGGCGGACGGGGACGGAGACGTAGTCAGTGACGGTCATGCGGGCGACGCTAGGCGCGGGTGCAGCCAAGCCGCTGGGGCAATCATCGCGTGCGCGGCCGGGCCAATGCGGCCCCCGCGGGCGACGCGGAGCGGATGCTCTCGACCAACAGCTGCAGGGCCCGGTCGTACTGCGCCGGCGCGGGCTCGGCGTAGCCGATCGCGAGGGCCGGGGGAAGGTCTCCGGGTGCACCCTCGCAGGAGAACGACCCGAGGCCTTCCAGTCGCAGCCCGCGATCGAGGGCCTCGCGCAGCACCGCGTCCTCCGGCACGTGTGGAGGAAGTGTGAGCAGGCACTGCAGGCCTGCCGACAGCCCGGTGACCTCGCACCCGGGCAGCTCCTCGGCCGTGACCTGCGCCAGTCGCGCCCGGCGCATGCGGTAGGTCGCGCGCAACCTGCGGACGCTCCGGTCGTAGTGGTGGTCCGTCAGGTAGCGGGCGAGGGCCAGCTCGTTCAGCGCCGACGGCCGGGCTCCGGAGAGGTCGCGCTGCTCGAGGACGTCGGGGAGCAGCCAGCCGGGAAGGACGCCCCAGGCGAGGCCGATCGCCGGCACCGTCGCCTTGCTGGCCGTGCCGACGTACGCGACCCGGTCCGGGGCCAGGGACTGCAGTGCGCCGATCGTCCGGCGGTCGTAGCGGAACTCTCCGTCGTAGTCGTCCTCGATCACGAGTGCGCCCGTCCGTCCGGCCCAGCTCGCCAGCCACCTGTGTCGGTCGGGGGCGAGCGGGACGCCGACCGGGAACTGGTGCGCGGGCGTCAGCACGACGGCCGACACCCCCAGCCGCTCCAGGAGCCGTACTTCGGCTCCGTCCTCGTCGACCGGCACCGGCACGACGGTGAGCCCGGCGGCCGCGATCACCCGGCGGTGGCTGTCGTGGCCGTACTGCTCCACGGCCACACGTTCGGCCCCACGGTTGCGGAGCGCTCGGCACACGAGTCCGAGCAGCTCCGCGTAACCGTGCCCGACCACGATCGAGTCCTGGCGCGCGACGACGCCCCGGGTGCGCGCGAGGTACGCCGCGAGCGCGGCCCGCAGCTGCGGGGTGCCGGCCGGGTCCGGGTAGCCGAGGTCGGCGGCCGACGCGTCGAGAACCGCCTGCCTGACGGCCGTCGTCCACTCCCGCCGCCCGAACACCGTCGTCGACGGGATGCCGGCGCGGAGGCCGACCCAAGGGCGCTTCCTCACGGGAGCGGGGCGCGCACCGGAAGCGGCGGTCCCACGGTGAGCCACCCAGGTCCCGGCTCCGACGCGGGCCGTCAGCCATCCCTCGGCCGCGAGCTGTGCGTAGACGTCGGCGACGGTGTTGCGGCTGATCCCGAGGTCCGCGGCGAGACTCCGGGCGGCCGGAAGACGGGTGTCGGGAGCGAGCCTGCCGTCGGTGATCGCCGCCCGCAGTGCCTCTTCCAGCGATCGCCCGGGCCGGCCGCGGGTGAGGTCCAGGTGGAGGTCGAGTCCCAGCGGCACGCCGGAGATCTTACGGATTGGCCCAGACAACACTGAGGCGTATCGCGCTGTTACGTGGGTAGATCGCGGCCTCGAGCGCTCGCGATCTCGCCGGAAGCAACGGCCGGTCGGGCGCGTTCACACCACCATGACGACCGGTGACCTGCCCACGACGATGAAGGGGCTGGTCCAGCGGTCCCTCGACGGCCCCGCTGCCCTCGAGCTCGTCCACGACCTGCCGGTGCCCCAGGCCGGGCCGGGGGACTACCTGGTGAAGGTGGGTGCCGCGGGCCTCAACTTCGCTGATGTCATGCAGACCACGGGACGCTATGCCGGTGGCCCGGCGGCGCCGTACGTCGCCGGGTTCGAGGTGGCGGGTGAGGTCGTCGCGGTGGGGCCGGATGTCGCGGACCCGTTGCCGGTCGGCAGCCATGTCATCGGGGTGGGTCCGGGTGCCTTCGCCGAGTACGTCGCTGTGGCGGCCGTGGCTGCCGCGCCGGTGCCGAAGGACTGGAGCGACGCCGCTGCCCTGGGGCTGGTGCTGAACTGGGCCACGGCCCTGGCGGCGCTGCGGCCGATGGGCCGGCTCGCGGCGGGGGAGTGGGTGTTGGTGCACGCCGCGGCGGGTGGGGTCGGTCAGGCCGCTGTCCGGCTGGCGCGGCACTACGGTGCGCGGGTGGTGGCGTTGGCGTCCGGCCACAAGCACGACGTACTGGCCGGGCTCGGTGCCGAGGTGGTGCTGGACCGGGCCGGGACCGATCTGACGGCGCGGATCCTCGAGGCGACCGGTGGTGTCGACCTGGTGCTGGAGTCGGTGGGTCGGACCACGTTCGAGACGAGCCTCTCGGTCGCGAAGCCGTTCACGGGCCGGGTGGTGGTGTTCGGTGCGGCGTCGGGGGACGCCTCGGTCAGCACCCACGACCTGGTGTTCGAGCACCGGGTGCACGTCGCGGGGTTGCACATCGGGGCGTTCGCCGAGCAGGTTCCCGGCCTGTACGCGGAGCTGGTTGCCGAGCTGGACGAGCTGATCAGGCTCGGGGTCATCGAGGCCGGAGCCCCGACGCTGTACTCCCTGGAGGACGGTCCGGCTGCGATGCGAGCCCTCGCCGACGGAGGCACAGTCGGCAAGCTGGCCATCACCCCATCGGCCTGACCGTGCCCGGCGCCGGGGAACGGGGCCTCCCGGCCACGTCGGTTCGCCCTGTCCGAGCACACCACCCTCGCCAGCGGGGTCGCCGTGCTCACCTACAGGAGCGAACGCAGCGTGCGAGGGGGCGTTGCCGGCCGGACCGCCGGCGACCGATGAGCTCCGGAGGAGTGGCCGGTCTATTCAATCAGATGGTTGAACAGCAGCCCGGACAAGCGAACGGAGATATTGGTCATGAGCAGCGTGGTGATGCACAACGTGGTGTCGGTGGACGGCTTCATCGCTGACGCGAACGACGAGGTCGGACCGCTTTTCGACTGGTACGGCAACGGTGACGTGCCTGTCGGCAACCAGGGTGCGATGGTGTCGCGTGCGTCCGCCGACTACCTGGCGCAGGTCTGGGAGCGGCTCGGCGTCCTGGTCATCGGGCGCTCGTTGTTCGACCTGACCGACGGGTGGGGCGGCGTGCCGCCGTCAGGCGAGCACGTCGTGGTCGTGTCCCACCGACCGCGACCGGAAGGGTGGCACCCCGAGGCGCCCTACCACTTCGTCGACGGAGTCGCGGCCGCGATCGAGCGAGCCAAGGAGCTCGCCGGCCCGGACCGGAACGTCGGTGTCGCCGCGGGCGACCTCGGCGGGCAGGCCCTCGAGCTCGGACTGGTCGATGAGGTCGCGATGGATGTCGTCCCGGTCGTCTTCGGGTCAGGAAAGCGATTCTTCGGCGCCGTCGACGGCCAGCACCTGCTCGACGACCCGCACGTCGTGATCCAGGGCGATCGGGTGCTCCACCTCGCCTTCCGGGTCCGCCGACTCGGTCGGGACCAGCGCCTCGCGTAGCGGAGGTCTTGCCGGACCGACCATCGGGTACCGCACCGGCATGAGTGGCATCGTCTCGACGTCGCCGGTGGTCGGCGTGCTCCTCGCCACCCTGGCGCTGTCGGCGTGTGGCAGCAGCACCACGGACGGCGTCGCGGACGTCGCGGACGAGTTCTACGCCGCCCTCGCCGATCATAACGGGGCGGCGGCGTGTGCGCTGCTGGCTCCGGCCACCCGCTCGGAGCTCGAGCAGTCCGCCGGCAGGCCTTGCCCGCAGGCGATCGTCGAGGAGCGGCTGCCGAGCCCGGCAGGAGCCGGATCGGTGCACGTCTTCAACACCGCGAGCAACGTCGAGTACCAGGGGGAGACCACGTTCCTCGGCCTCTTCGACGACGGGTGGAAGGTGACGGCTGCCGGCTGCACCGCTCGTCCTCCGCATCCCTACGACTGCACGATCTCGGGAGGTTGACCGATGCGCGTCATGTTCGTCGCCTATCTGGTGATCATCTGGGGCGGTCTCGCGCTCCTCCTGACGGCGGCGTTGATCCACCGATGAAGAAGGCGATCGCGAACAACTCGCTGGCCCTGGTGTTCGGCCTGCTCTTCCTGGTCTCCCTCGTCGCGCAGGCGTTCTCGGGCTGGCAGCAGTTCAACGACCAGCAGGTCGGAGAGCGCCTCGGCACGATCGGGTGGTGGGACTACGTGACGTCCGCGGACTTCGCAGTCGACGTCTCGGAGAACTGGCAGAGCGAGTTCCTCCAGTTCCTGCTCTACCTCCTCCTCACCGTCTGGCTCCTCCAGCGAGGCTCTCCGGAGTCGAAGGAGCTCGACAAGGCAGGGCTCGAGAGCGATGAGGAGCAGAAGGTCGGCGAGCACGCCGAGGCGGGTTCCCCGGCCTGGGCGAAGGCTGCCGGGTGGCGCCGGAGCCTCTACTCGAACTCGCTGGCGGCCATGGTGGGCGCGATCTTCCTCGCCTCGTGGCTCGTCCAGTCGGTCGCAGGCTGGGCGGCGTACAACGAGACCCGCCTGCAGCAGATGCGTGACCCGATCGGCTGGGGCGCCTACCTCCTGCACTCCGACTTCTGGGCGCGCACGCTGCAGAACTGGCAGTCGGAGTTCCTGGCCGTCGGCTCGTTCGCGGTGATGGCGATCTACCTACGCCAGCGAGGATCGCCCGAGAGCAAGCCGGTCGGCGCGCCGCACACCGCGAC
Proteins encoded in this region:
- a CDS encoding VOC family protein, yielding MRHHISVITLAVDDLDRAVGFYRALGLETPGVIGTEFEGDESTPAGDVAMFKLAGGLILALYPRSELAKDAKVAAGSPNAAEFSIGHLVDTREEVDAVLAEAKAAGATFTDQPHDRPWGIYSGYFRDLDGHLWEIIWSPNGPAL
- a CDS encoding VOC family protein translates to MSKPALKTGHVALNVTDLDRSIAFYEALFAFDVLARSKDERAWALLGNEGVLSIALWQQSDGEFPTALPGLHHLSFEVADVAAVRAAEQTLKGLGVEFAYDGIVAHGEGAPSGGVFFNDPDGVRLEIYATTGVDGHPAPVPDAPTCGFF
- a CDS encoding pyridoxamine 5'-phosphate oxidase family protein: MHHPGELNVQARAGIHGVAHGSATVVNDIPAVAGQFLLDQRMIVVSAVRDGAVWTTILVGEPGFIQAGADSSVRIRTELPPEDPLFGAFDSPHEIGMIAIEPETRRRMRINGRARLDGGLLTVQADQVFGNCPKYIQTRRGRFVDGSPVTSRSTGSTLTEDQVAWIGSADTFFVGTTAAGLGSDASHRGGNPGFVDVASDRVSWPDYVGNSMYMTLGNLDLDPRAGLLFVDFERGHTLHVSGTASVDWDQDRAAQWPGAQRVVDLEISRVIQLDHRVSLRWDLERLSRFNPPLEDSQP
- a CDS encoding TetR/AcrR family transcriptional regulator; the encoded protein is MSVRERWLEKGLDVLAREGHRAVTIDRLCNELSLTKGSFYHHFSGVADFEAAMLEHFSYRETQRYVELAEAGAGDAPQQRIKRLQAAVVRGGAGSASLEVAVRGWATQDAVARTALEEIDRRRLDYLESVLQDMTSSKSEARAVARMIYLVLIGGYHHLPPMPMREISRLWDRILATLES
- a CDS encoding NAD(P)/FAD-dependent oxidoreductase → MRTVVVAGAGLAGLSAAAELRRRGWDGRLVIIGEERHRPYRRPPLSKEYLLATTPPVLDLPQADDLAAEWRLGRAAAGLDLRPRRVRLAGGEEIGFDGLVIATGAAARAEPPALAHPGVVRLRGLDDATALRDRLTTSRRVLVVGGGFLGTEVAAAAVQLGKDVTLVDRGPQPLLRAVGARVGHLVADLHRSHGVDVRLQTQVRRLSGGLRSLSVQLDDGAVVATDLVVAALGSHPSTGWLAGSGLRVDGGVMVDARGLAAPGVTAAGDVARWPHPVLDHEHVRIEHYATAADQGRLAARALLGDLPDDRAALLPSFWSHQYDWRLQSVGFTGSRFEFTLVDHDGTDRFTGEYRHRGRLVGAITNGRPRALVDYRTELLTQAAAAG
- a CDS encoding ferredoxin, which produces MKIDVDRTTCEIHAQCVFAAPDVFSLDEDDELVYDADPGPEHDEAVRSAALVCPVQAIRVSGDLA
- a CDS encoding serine hydrolase domain-containing protein, which translates into the protein MFSTRTARALATTAAMISAAALAGTTALGAAADGHHTTSGDLQGSLDGVVRHGAVGALVEVRGDSGPWRASAGVAEIGSTRPVLEHSRFRIGSITKSFTATVVLQLVDEGLIELDDPLALWFPAIPRAQDITVRHLLGHTSGIFDSFRTMPRPPAPAFLEATRRTWTPQELIDRALAHPPVFDRPGSEFSYSNTNYTILGAIVERVVGASYGEAIEQRILRPLKLSDTSLPGTRTRINGPHSQGYVPLLRDGRVELADFTEMNPSIMGAAGEMISTTEDLNDFFDALLSGELVSPELVTVMKTPSTPGGRYGLGLWIVRTSCGDVAYGHDGDAIAFQSYSFASGERDRQVTVALTPDFSGDPDDAVDALIDEALCG
- a CDS encoding DUF6463 family protein; the encoded protein is MSTLIASPTTMTRSSGFWTVLLAVVHVLATPLFYADSLQSILDAGVLGAVDSDPDLTTLRAAAFWYVTAGLLLGAVGWMVMLAERRGTGAPRGFALALGLTGAWGVILSPLSGFWLFLVIAFLARRNTVQA